GCAGATTGTGAAAGCGGCTGAAGAGCAGCAGTCGGTCTCTACGGAGGTCAATCAGAGCGTCAGCAATATTCGAGACTTGAGCGCACAAATCTTATCTCAAGCAGAAGAGTCCGAAACTGTCAGTAGGCAAATTGGAAATTTGTCCCAAAGACAGCAACAGCTGGTGAGCCAGTTTAAAGTGTAAAAGTAAAGGGCCTCTTGATGAGGCCCTTTTGCTACCTAATCTAGGTACCAGTAACCAAGGTTAACTAGTGTTGTAAGTAGCTGCATTTGTGAGTCAGATAATTTGCCATCGATGTGTTCGATCTCAATCGACTCTTGATTACACAGTAGGTCGACGAGATGTTGTGACTCAGCCAGATAAGCATCACCGTTAATGTAAACATGTGTAGATTCATTCTCATGGTACAGCGCGCGTAAACCAGAGACTTTGCGTAAACTGCCCAGTGATTCTAGATGGTGGTAGATTTCTAGAGTATTGAGCGACTCTTCAGGTTCGACAATATCGAGCTGATGGCGAGACTGACTTAACATGCCCCCCATAAACTCTCGGATATCGGATTCTGATTGTAGGGCTGAACGAAGCATGGCTGTCAGCTTTTCTAAGTCAGTGTTGAGTATCTCGCCGTATTGATGCTGAACCGTCATCTCAGGGTTATGCAGGTGAACATCGCCTTTTTCATTGGCTAGCACATAGTCAGCGAAATTACTGAGCAGTTCTTGTTCTTTGGGGGAGCGGAAACCCATAGAGTAGCTCATGCTTGGCTCTAATGTATTTCCTTCGTGAGGAAAACCTGGGGGAATATAGAGAATATCTCCGGGTTCGAGAACTTCATCAATGATGGCATCAAAACCTTCAATCTGTCGCAGCGCACCAGCTTGGATAGATTCACGATATTGCCCCTTGTCCAGTTCACCGACACGCCAGCGTCGCTTACCACTTCCTTGGATAATAAATACATCATATTGATCTATGTGTGGGCCAACTCCTCCTTCTGGTGCGGAAAAGCAGACCATCAGATCATCAAATAGCCAGTTTGGCAGCTGCTTAAAAGGCTCTATGAGCTC
This sequence is a window from Vibrio coralliilyticus. Protein-coding genes within it:
- a CDS encoding cupin domain-containing protein → MAEFLTQYWHKKPTVIKNGFSNFVDPISPNELAGLAMEEEVDSRYISNSNGQWSAQHGPFDDSLFEHLPESHWQLVVQACNHWHLGAAELIEPFKQLPNWLFDDLMVCFSAPEGGVGPHIDQYDVFIIQGSGKRRWRVGELDKGQYRESIQAGALRQIEGFDAIIDEVLEPGDILYIPPGFPHEGNTLEPSMSYSMGFRSPKEQELLSNFADYVLANEKGDVHLHNPEMTVQHQYGEILNTDLEKLTAMLRSALQSESDIREFMGGMLSQSRHQLDIVEPEESLNTLEIYHHLESLGSLRKVSGLRALYHENESTHVYINGDAYLAESQHLVDLLCNQESIEIEHIDGKLSDSQMQLLTTLVNLGYWYLD